The proteins below are encoded in one region of Triticum aestivum cultivar Chinese Spring unplaced genomic scaffold, IWGSC CS RefSeq v2.1 scaffold7B_scf_3587, whole genome shotgun sequence:
- the LOC123172080 gene encoding acyl transferase 15, whose product MNRTHTSNENQGLPCSSAGLGRSIAMSVVVSKSSPVVVYPAEPQAPAGDVQLSSFDQRIPPFACTLLLMFDHPIDNPIETIKRALSRALLHYRPVCGRLAGADHRIVCTDEGVPFVGASAGCALDLEKVTPALLADLAVAYAGPFCRRADPLLQMQVTEFSCGGFVVGVTSNHVLADGIGIGQFLQAVGELARGMPRPSVIPVRSAAAIRDLPPPTATAEERRSLMKPKEKEGQGAFLYIIVPSSLIGRVKAKCACTLFEAVTAVLWRCRTRAAIQDPEAPAPLVFPNNARELFGAHDGYYGNCTIMKSVRATRAQVADGDIRDVVRLIRRGKETLLEAEAEGGGAETGEDLYNRLAVSSWRRIGFDAADFGGGTPARVMWHEDRMVVPECIVCPPWKGKDGVNVQSLCVRPEHAASFLAELAAM is encoded by the coding sequence ATGAACCGAACTCATACAAGTAACGAAAATCAAGGTCTTCCTTGTAGCAGCGCTGGGCTGGGCAGATCGATAGCAATGAGCGTTGTGGTGAGCAAGTCCTCGCCGGTGGTCGTGTACCCCGCCGAACCTCAGGCGCCGGCCGGCGACGTCCAACTCTCCTCTTTCGACCAGCGCATCCCGCCTTTCGCGTGCACACTGCTCCTCATGTTCGACCATCCGATCGACAATCCCATCGAGACCATCAAGCGGGCGCTGTCGCGAGCGCTCCTCCACTACCGCCCTGTGTgcggccgcctcgccggagccgatcACCGCATCGTGTGCACCGACGAGGGCGTGCCGTTCGTGGGGGCGTCCGCCGGCTGCGCCCTGGATCTGGAAAAGGTCACTCCGGCGCTGCTCGCGGATCTCGCCGTCGCCTACGCTGGTCCTTTTTGCCGGCGCGCCGACCCGCTGCTGCAGATGCAGGTCACGGAGTTCTCCTGCGGCGGCTTCGTCGTCGGGGTCACGTCGAACCATGTCCTGGCCGACGGCATCGGGATTGGGCAGTTCCTGCAGGCCGTCGGCGAGCTCGCCCGCGGGATGCCGCGGCCGTCCGTCATCCCGGTCAGGTCGGCCGCCGCGATCCGGGATCTCCCTCCGCCCACGGCCACGGCGGAGGAGAGGCGCTCCTTGATGAAGCCCAAGGAGAAGGAGGGCCAGGGCGCCTTTCTCTACATTATCGTCCCGTCGAGCCTCATCGGCCGCGTCAAGGCCAAGTGCGCCTGCACGCTGTTCGAAGCCGTCACGGCGGTGCTGTGGCGGTGCCGGACACGCGCGGCCATCCAAGACCCGGAGGCCCCCGCGCCGCTCGTCTTCCCAAACAACGCGCGCGAGCTCTTCGGCGCGCACGACGGCTACTACGGCAACTGCACCATCATGAAGTCGGTGCGAGCGACGCGCGCCCAGGTGGCCGACGGCGACATCAGGGACGTGGTGCGGCTCATCAGGCGCGGCAAGGAGACTCTGCTGGAGGCCGAggccgagggcggcggcgcggagacCGGGGAAGACCTGTACAACAGGCTGGCCGTGTCGAGCTGGCGGCGCATCGGGTTCGACGCGGCCGACTTCGGCGGCGGCACGCCGGCGCGGGTGATGTGGCACGAGGACCGGATGGTGGTGCCGGAGTGCATCGTGTGCCCGCCGTGGAAGGGCAAGGACGGGGTCAACGTGCAGTCACTCTGCGTCAGGCCAGAGCACGCCGCCTCCTTCCTGGCCGAGCTCGCCGCAATGTGA